A genomic region of Procambarus clarkii isolate CNS0578487 chromosome 30, FALCON_Pclarkii_2.0, whole genome shotgun sequence contains the following coding sequences:
- the LOC123765467 gene encoding involucrin: MAELSGMGEITRENDYTNVDLDHCQHQLTKQQHKPPEQNKQPPEQNKQPPEQNEQPPEQNEQPPEQNKQPPEQNEQPPEQNKQPPEQNEQPPEQNEQPPEQNEQPPEQNEQPPEQHQSFGQSEPPELQHQQPLILQDYSLEKQHKIQAQPQEQYQPLEQCQILQMQHQPQEQQQSPTQQQKPQKQQHQPQEQQHQPQEQQHQTQEQQHQPQEQQHQPQEQQHQPQEQQHQTQEQQHQPQEQQHQPQEQHQPRAQQQHQPQEQQQHQPQEQQQQPSEQKHQPPEKQCQSLQQHLELQHHISSQCQPFELGEGQQQQVVLQELTPPEERCHSLKQNYQPLEQQPHSPKQQHQTLKQESQIPNHHHLLGQQHQIADHHHSFKHHQQSPQQQQLNYSKQPPEQQQQSLKQHEQPMEPQCRTAKQQKLQLQEQFQPKLNKCMQLSNTQQQLNTKQQQQCKAKEQQKNRPTLQQEKQILQQTKKQKKNLAGENQERINYLIQVSRAMTSMDTGTSNPSSVSDNHVLAAQTGALATAIGRRCVMRLAPAIKRTLCKGCGMVLVYGVNAKVRHKSKRQKHLVVTCLTCHTIKRFVNNPKHKLWCEQEEAII; the protein is encoded by the coding sequence ATGGCCGAGCTAAGTGGAATGGGAGAAATCACACGGGAAAATGACTATACAAATGTGGATTTagaccactgtcaacaccagctaacaaaacagcagcataagcCACCAGAACAGAACAAGCAGCCACCAGAACAGAACAAGCAGCCACCAGAACAGAACGAGCAGCCACCAGAACAGAACGAGCAGCCACCAGAACAGAACAAGCAGCCACCAGAACAGAACGAGCAGCCACCAGAACAGAACAAGCAGCCACCAGAACAGAACGAGCAGCCACCAGAACAGAACGAGCAGCCACCAGAACAGAACGAGCAGCCACCAGAACAGAACGAGCAGCCACCAGAACAGCATCAATCATTTGGTCAGTCTGAACCACCAGAGCTTCAGCACCAACAACCATTAATTCTGCAAGATTATTCACTAGAAAAGCAGCACAAGATACAAGCCCAACCACAAGAACAGTATCAACCATTAGAACAGTGCCAGATACTTCAAATGCAGCATCagccacaagaacaacaacagtcaccaacacagcagcaaaaaccacagaaacagcagcaccagccacaggaacagcagcaccagccacaagagcagcagcaccAGACACaggaacagcagcaccagccacaggaacagcagcaccagccacaggaacagcagcaccagccacaagagcagcagcaccAGACACaggaacagcagcaccagccacaagagcagcagcaccagccacaggAACAGCACCAGCCACGGgctcagcagcagcaccagccacaagaacagcagcagcaccagccccaagaacagcagcagcaaccatCAGAACAAAAGCACCAACCACCAGAAAAGCAGTGTCAGTCATTACAACAACATCTAGAACTGCAGCATCATATATCCTCACAGTGCCAGCCATTTGAGTTAGGAGAAGGACAACAGCAGCAGGTAGTATTACAAGAGCTCACACCTCCAGAAGAAAGGTGCCATTCATTAAAACAGAATTACCAACCATTGGAACAACAGCCTCACTCACCAAAACAGCAGCATCAGACACTGAAGCAGGAGTCCCAAATACCAAACCACCATCACCTACTAGGGCAGCAACACCAAATAGCAGACCACCACCATTCATTTAAACATCACCAGCAATCTCCACAACAGCAACAGCTAAATTATTCAAAACAGCCACCTGAGCAACAGCAGCAGAGTTTAAAACAGCACGAACAACCAATGGAGCCACAGTGTCGAACAGCCAAGCAGCAGAAGCTGCAGTTACAGGAACAGTTTCAGCCaaagttaaataaatgtatgcagCTGTCAAATACACAGCAACAGTTAAATacaaagcagcagcaacaatgcAAAGCAAAAGAACAGCAGAAAAACCGTCCAACTTTGCAGCAAGAGAAACAAATTTTGCAACAAActaaaaaacagaaaaaaaatttAGCTGGTGAAAACCAGGAACGCATCAACTACCTTATCCAAGTATCACGGGCAATGACCAGCATGGACACTGGGACCTCCAACCCATCCTCTGTTTCTGATAACCATGTACTTGCAGCACAGACTGGTGCCTTGGCAACAGCCATTGGTCGGCGTTGTGTCATGCGCTTAGCACCAGCGATTAAACGAACATTGTGTAAGGGATGTGGAATGGTATTAGTGTATGGTGTAAATGCTAAGGTTCGACACAAATCAAAACGACAGAAGCACTTGGTGGTGACATGTCTCACGTGTCATACCATTAAAAGGTTTGTAAACAATCCCAAACACAAACTTTGGTGTGAGCAGGAAGAGGCCATCATATAA